The proteins below are encoded in one region of Clostridium estertheticum:
- a CDS encoding carbohydrate kinase family protein: MNKILCIGELLIDFICSDINSGLTKGENFVKKAGGAPANVSAAISKLGGQAYFAGKVGNDNFGMFLKETLEEAGVDTSMLILDKNSKTTLAFVSLNEDGERDFIFNRGADELLTFEELGRDKLKSFKIMHFGSATALLGGPSKETYLKAMELAFKNEVFISFDPNYRIDLWKNRLSDFVEISKKCLKYSDFVKVSDEEIKIISGKENIDEGIKLFHSLGAKVVAVTLGEAGTLISTNEGSSIINSIKIKCIDSTGAGDAFVGAFLYKLAQLKNPKSFMDNPETIKDIIIFSNKVGAITCTKLGAIASLPTLEEVQMLK; encoded by the coding sequence ATTTTGTAAAAAAAGCAGGAGGTGCACCAGCTAACGTTTCAGCAGCTATATCAAAGTTAGGGGGCCAAGCATATTTTGCAGGGAAAGTTGGTAATGATAACTTTGGTATGTTCTTGAAGGAAACATTAGAGGAAGCCGGAGTAGACACTTCTATGCTTATACTTGATAAAAATTCTAAGACGACTTTAGCGTTTGTTTCGTTAAATGAAGATGGAGAAAGAGATTTTATTTTTAATAGAGGTGCAGATGAATTGTTAACTTTTGAGGAGCTAGGTCGTGATAAGCTAAAATCTTTTAAAATAATGCATTTTGGTTCTGCAACCGCACTTTTAGGTGGGCCTTCAAAGGAAACTTATTTAAAAGCTATGGAACTTGCTTTTAAAAATGAAGTTTTTATTTCTTTTGATCCTAATTATAGAATAGATTTGTGGAAAAATAGATTGAGTGACTTTGTAGAAATATCAAAAAAATGTCTTAAATATTCAGATTTTGTTAAAGTAAGTGATGAAGAAATAAAAATAATTTCAGGTAAAGAAAACATAGATGAGGGTATTAAGTTGTTTCATAGCTTAGGTGCAAAAGTTGTAGCCGTTACACTTGGAGAGGCAGGTACATTAATTTCTACCAATGAAGGAAGTAGTATAATCAATAGTATAAAAATTAAATGTATTGATTCAACAGGAGCTGGTGATGCATTTGTAGGTGCATTTCTTTATAAACTTGCACAGCTAAAGAATCCAAAATCATTCATGGATAATCCTGAGACTATTAAAGATATAATAATTTTTAGTAATAAAGTTGGTGCTATTACATGTACAAAGCTCGGGGCTATAGCATCTCTACCAACGCTCGAAGAAGTTCAAATGTTAAAATAG
- a CDS encoding helix-turn-helix transcriptional regulator codes for MKNRVKDLRTAVNMTQQQLSDLVSVSSRTIISLEKGQYNPSIMLAYKLASVFNTTIENLYCLKENLENEEKNI; via the coding sequence GTGAAAAATAGAGTGAAAGATTTACGAACTGCAGTAAATATGACACAGCAGCAACTTTCTGATTTAGTCTCAGTTTCATCAAGAACAATTATTTCACTTGAAAAAGGACAGTATAACCCCTCAATTATGCTGGCATATAAGCTAGCTTCCGTTTTCAACACCACTATTGAAAATTTGTATTGTTTAAAGGAGAATTTAGAAAATGAAGAAAAAAATATATAA
- a CDS encoding nitroreductase family protein — protein MELIKVNQLKCIKCGICTKVCPPKILGMNENGPIAIKPQGCIACGQCVAVCPTSAIDNIKSPLNKQTTLKKFPVINQETAKQFLRSRRSIRCYKDMIVQREQLIELVNIARFAPTASNQQGISYIIVEDKNILKKATEIVIEWMESQGENPLHWSFPYHIRAYRETGIDQILRDAPNLILALAPKEIKNGRENTIFSFAYLELFATTLGLGSCWAGLFEMCAFANYYPLLELFNIPKNKVLTGAVMVGYPQYVYKRLVDRNPLDVTWI, from the coding sequence ATGGAATTAATTAAAGTAAATCAATTAAAGTGTATTAAATGTGGGATTTGTACGAAAGTATGCCCACCAAAAATCTTGGGTATGAACGAAAATGGTCCTATAGCCATTAAGCCGCAAGGATGTATAGCCTGTGGACAATGTGTTGCTGTATGCCCTACCAGTGCAATTGACAATATCAAATCACCCTTAAATAAACAGACCACTCTAAAAAAGTTCCCAGTTATAAATCAAGAGACTGCTAAACAGTTTCTTAGGTCTAGACGATCAATCCGATGTTACAAAGATATGATAGTGCAACGAGAGCAATTAATTGAATTAGTTAACATTGCACGGTTTGCACCTACTGCCAGTAATCAGCAAGGAATATCCTATATAATTGTTGAAGATAAAAATATATTAAAAAAAGCTACTGAGATTGTCATAGAGTGGATGGAATCACAAGGTGAAAATCCTTTGCACTGGAGTTTTCCTTATCATATTCGTGCTTATAGAGAAACTGGTATAGATCAAATATTACGCGATGCTCCAAATTTAATTTTAGCACTGGCTCCAAAAGAAATAAAAAATGGTAGAGAAAATACAATCTTTTCATTTGCCTACTTGGAACTGTTTGCAACGACTCTAGGATTAGGTAGCTGTTGGGCTGGACTTTTTGAAATGTGTGCATTTGCAAATTATTATCCACTATTAGAGTTATTTAATATTCCGAAGAATAAGGTGCTAACAGGTGCAGTTATGGTTGGGTATCCTCAATATGTCTATAAGCGACTAGTAGACCGTAACCCGTTAGATGTTACTTGGATTTAA
- the tnpA gene encoding IS200/IS605 family transposase, whose translation MENKYRATKTTVSLINYHFIFCPRYRRKIFLIPNVEERFKCLVKDVCKEIEIEIIAIECDKDHTHMFLNCLPKLGLPDIMQKIKGATSKGLRSDFQELNKMPSLWTRSYFVSTAGNVSSETVKNYVDNQKTRY comes from the coding sequence ATGGAAAATAAATATAGAGCAACTAAAACAACAGTTTCGTTAATTAATTATCATTTTATATTTTGCCCAAGATATAGAAGAAAAATATTTTTAATACCTAATGTAGAAGAAAGATTTAAGTGTTTGGTCAAAGATGTATGTAAGGAGATAGAAATTGAAATTATTGCAATAGAATGTGATAAGGATCATACACATATGTTTTTAAATTGTCTTCCCAAATTAGGACTGCCGGATATTATGCAAAAAATAAAAGGTGCAACAAGTAAAGGTTTGAGATCAGATTTTCAAGAATTAAATAAAATGCCTAGTCTATGGACAAGAAGTTATTTTGTATCCACGGCTGGTAACGTAAGTAGTGAAACAGTAAAAAATTATGTAGATAATCAAAAGACAAGATATTAA
- a CDS encoding transposase: MNAASNYILTLKLNTEKYQEDILNKRLEISRSIYNSCLGELFKRYNHMRESKEYEKVINMVKGKERNKKFNELNKRYDLTEYSFHKYVKCIQKYFKDNIDSFTAQKIACRCFSAFQKLMLHQSNRIYFKKYGEMNSVEGKSNKTGIRFIDNKLRWNGLDINVIINKNDEYAQVSLLNKTKYCRVVRKLIRGKYKYYVQLILEGIPPIKYNKETGEVRYKIGDGNVGIDIGTRTIAISSETEVKLLELCPEVENIEHEKNILLRKLDRQRRSNNPNNYNENGTIKKGVMTNLKKIKLTWIKSNKYIKTQNELREVQRKQAYIRKKSHEKLANYIISLGDRILVETMNYKGLKLRAKETTVNTNGKFNKKKRFGKSLANKAPSMLLTILANKLKWHNTELIKINTYKVKASQYNHIEDKYLKKKLSERWNDFGEFKIQRDLYSSFLIMNVKDNLEEIDKELCFKQFANFRKLHDKEILKIQSSSINLISSMGI, encoded by the coding sequence GTGAATGCTGCGTCAAATTATATTTTAACATTAAAATTAAACACAGAAAAATATCAAGAGGACATATTAAATAAAAGATTAGAAATAAGCAGAAGCATTTATAATAGTTGTTTAGGCGAATTGTTTAAAAGATATAATCATATGAGAGAATCGAAAGAATATGAGAAAGTAATAAATATGGTTAAAGGGAAAGAACGGAATAAAAAATTTAATGAATTAAACAAGAGATATGATTTGACAGAGTATTCTTTCCATAAATATGTAAAATGTATACAGAAATATTTTAAAGATAATATAGATAGTTTCACTGCTCAAAAGATAGCTTGTAGGTGTTTTAGTGCTTTTCAAAAATTAATGCTCCATCAATCAAATAGAATTTATTTTAAAAAGTATGGTGAAATGAATAGTGTTGAGGGAAAATCCAATAAAACTGGGATTAGGTTTATAGACAATAAATTAAGATGGAATGGATTAGATATAAATGTGATTATAAATAAAAACGATGAATACGCACAAGTTTCATTATTAAATAAAACTAAATATTGTAGAGTGGTAAGAAAATTAATTCGTGGTAAATATAAATATTATGTTCAATTAATACTAGAAGGAATTCCACCAATTAAGTATAATAAAGAAACCGGTGAGGTTAGATATAAAATAGGTGATGGAAATGTTGGAATAGATATTGGTACAAGAACAATTGCAATATCAAGTGAAACCGAAGTTAAGTTATTAGAATTATGTCCTGAGGTAGAAAACATAGAACATGAAAAAAATATATTACTCAGGAAATTAGATAGACAAAGAAGAAGTAATAACCCTAATAATTATAATGAAAATGGGACTATAAAAAAGGGAGTTATGACTAATTTAAAGAAAATAAAATTGACATGGATTAAGTCAAATAAATATATCAAAACTCAAAATGAATTAAGAGAAGTTCAGAGAAAACAAGCTTATATAAGGAAAAAATCCCATGAGAAGTTAGCTAATTATATTATAAGTTTAGGAGATAGAATATTAGTTGAAACTATGAATTATAAAGGACTTAAGTTAAGGGCAAAAGAAACTACTGTTAACACAAACGGCAAATTCAACAAGAAAAAGCGATTTGGCAAGAGTTTAGCAAATAAAGCACCATCAATGCTTTTAACAATATTAGCTAATAAATTAAAATGGCATAACACTGAGTTAATTAAGATTAATACTTATAAGGTAAAAGCATCCCAATATAATCATATAGAAGATAAATATTTAAAAAAGAAATTATCTGAAAGATGGAATGATTTTGGAGAATTTAAAATACAGAGAGATTTGTATTCAAGTTTTTTAATAATGAATGTAAAAGATAATTTAGAAGAAATAGACAAAGAATTATGTTTTAAGCAGTTCGCTAATTTTAGAAAACTTCATGATAAAGAAATATTGAAAATACAGAGTAGTAGTATTAATTTGATAAGCAGTATGGGTATTTAG
- a CDS encoding DUF2992 family protein, producing MGVSEQETNIVERKKNSKDENEQEKERQFAMHELKKKEKHRGH from the coding sequence GTGGGAGTATCAGAGCAAGAAACAAATATTGTAGAAAGAAAAAAGAATTCAAAAGATGAAAATGAACAAGAAAAAGAAAGGCAATTTGCAATGCATGAGTTGAAAAAGAAGGAAAAACATAGAGGTCATTAA
- a CDS encoding winged helix-turn-helix transcriptional regulator has product MSEKLCYISNKEPFEYTLSVVSGKWKLKIIYLLACMGTVRYGILKKNIEGITHKMLSSQLKELENKNIILRKEYLQIPPKVEYSLTEKGQSLMPIVNDMCAWGEKQI; this is encoded by the coding sequence ATGTCAGAAAAATTATGTTATATCAGTAATAAAGAACCTTTTGAATACACTTTGTCAGTTGTAAGTGGAAAATGGAAGTTAAAAATAATTTATTTACTTGCTTGTATGGGTACTGTAAGATATGGGATTTTAAAGAAAAATATCGAAGGAATCACTCATAAGATGTTAAGTTCACAATTAAAAGAATTAGAAAACAAAAATATTATATTGAGAAAAGAGTATCTTCAAATTCCTCCAAAAGTAGAATATTCTCTTACCGAAAAGGGGCAAAGTCTCATGCCAATTGTTAATGATATGTGTGCGTGGGGCGAAAAACAAATTTGA